The Actinomycetes bacterium genome includes a region encoding these proteins:
- a CDS encoding ATP-binding protein, which yields MTARVGGRDVARDQRRFRLAVLASAAAATAFAVWVGREVGGPQVSSAVDDVGSVLAAWAAALACFAAARRGPSGLGRAWTMSMRRAWWLLGLSAFAWGIGGVLWTWYQFGLGIEVPFPSWADVAYLSAMPLAAAGVLAFPTAPVLAAARLRTLLDGLLIAACLLAVSWGTIGDMVYSATDLTVAERAVGLAYPLGDIVTGAIALAVLARSRGRGVVPLTLIAMAVLALAVADSTFLYLTQRDLYGNGNVLDTGWVVGYLLLMLSALRPAEARISPDIDERGSLARICLPYAAVAAAIVTICAAQARNGAIDAFLFWDSVTVIALVVLRQLAMFVENRQLNQRMERTVVELSEREAELGLALARGQTAAEGLRAADQMKDTFLRAVSHDLRNPLTAILGVALTLERTRMELPRDKGMELLGMLVDKAHKLDRLLTDLLDLNRLEQGVLEPNRSRIDIGELVRRVVREVDLLEGWPVSVGIGELTADVDGPKVERIIENLLINTVRHTPAGTPVWIRAAAVGPDLELVVEDCGPGVPPELAGTIFEPFRRGDPGVAPGVGIGLSLVARFAQLHGGRAWVGERPGGGAAFHVLLPDAVPWAVKAAPPLASRVAIPRKPHPGLTTPIQRTTSAARAQRSAG from the coding sequence TTCGCCGCCGCCCGGCGGGGGCCGTCGGGGCTCGGCCGAGCCTGGACGATGTCGATGCGCCGGGCCTGGTGGCTGCTGGGACTGTCGGCCTTCGCCTGGGGCATCGGGGGTGTGCTGTGGACCTGGTACCAGTTCGGGCTCGGGATCGAGGTGCCGTTCCCGTCCTGGGCCGACGTCGCCTACCTCAGCGCCATGCCGCTGGCCGCGGCCGGCGTGCTCGCCTTCCCGACCGCGCCCGTGCTGGCCGCCGCCCGCCTGCGAACCCTGCTCGACGGGCTGCTCATCGCCGCCTGCCTGCTGGCGGTGAGCTGGGGGACCATCGGCGACATGGTGTACTCCGCGACGGACCTGACGGTCGCCGAGCGTGCGGTCGGCCTGGCCTACCCGTTGGGCGACATCGTCACCGGCGCGATCGCGCTGGCCGTGCTGGCCCGCTCGCGCGGCCGCGGCGTGGTCCCGCTGACCTTGATCGCCATGGCGGTGCTGGCCTTGGCCGTGGCCGACTCGACGTTCCTGTACCTGACCCAGCGCGACCTGTACGGCAACGGCAACGTGCTCGACACCGGCTGGGTGGTCGGGTACCTGCTGCTCATGCTGAGCGCGCTGCGGCCCGCCGAGGCCAGGATCAGCCCCGACATCGACGAGCGCGGCTCGCTGGCCCGCATCTGCCTGCCCTACGCCGCGGTGGCCGCCGCCATCGTGACCATCTGCGCCGCGCAGGCCCGCAACGGCGCCATCGACGCGTTCCTGTTCTGGGACAGCGTGACCGTCATCGCCCTGGTGGTCCTGCGCCAGCTCGCGATGTTCGTGGAGAACCGGCAGCTGAACCAGCGGATGGAACGGACGGTGGTGGAGCTGTCGGAGCGGGAGGCGGAGCTCGGGCTGGCACTGGCCCGCGGGCAGACGGCCGCCGAAGGCCTGCGCGCCGCCGACCAGATGAAGGACACATTCCTGCGTGCGGTCTCCCACGACCTGCGCAACCCGCTGACCGCGATCCTCGGGGTGGCCCTCACCCTCGAGCGGACCAGGATGGAGCTGCCCCGCGACAAGGGCATGGAGCTGCTCGGGATGCTGGTGGACAAGGCCCACAAGCTCGACCGGCTCCTGACCGACCTGCTCGACCTGAACCGGCTCGAGCAGGGCGTGCTCGAGCCCAACCGCTCCCGGATCGACATCGGCGAGCTGGTGCGGCGGGTCGTCCGGGAGGTGGACCTGCTTGAGGGCTGGCCCGTCTCGGTGGGGATCGGCGAGCTGACCGCCGACGTCGACGGGCCCAAGGTCGAGCGCATCATCGAGAACCTGCTCATCAACACGGTGCGGCACACGCCGGCGGGCACGCCGGTGTGGATCCGGGCCGCCGCCGTCGGTCCCGACCTCGAGCTGGTCGTCGAGGACTGCGGCCCGGGCGTGCCGCCCGAGCTGGCCGGCACCATCTTCGAGCCGTTCCGGCGGGGCGACCCCGGGGTCGCCCCCGGGGTCGGCATCGGGCTGTCGCTCGTCGCGCGCTTCGCCCAGCTCCACGGCGGCCGGGCCTGGGTGGGGGAGCGGCCCGGCGGTGGGGCCGCGTTCCACGTGCTGCTGCCCGACGCCGTGCCGTGGGCCGTGAAGGCGGCGCCGCCGCTGGCCTCGCGGGTGGCCATCCCCCGCAAGCCCCACCCGGGCCTCACCACCCCGATCCAGCGCACCACCTCCGCGGCCCGGGCGCAGCGCTCGGCCGGATGA
- a CDS encoding sugar ABC transporter substrate-binding protein: MLLAAGCATTDSGSGGGGGGGEGAGKIALLLPESKTTRYEQQDRPNFERKVKELCSGCSVIYNNANQDSAKQQQQAEAAITNGAKVIVISAVDVKSAAGIVQRAKQSKVAVISYGRLVSDADLDYYVSIDPYKVGQQQGQSLLDALKQAGKAKPTVVMINGAPTDSNAGPYKKGAHSVLDPAGVKVAKEYDTPDWSPDKAQRQMEQAITSLGPDGFDGVYVANDGMAGGVIAAMKGAQIDPAKRPVTGQDAEVAAIQRILVNQQLMTVYQPIKKIAETSAELAVALATGKTPPDIAKSKVNNGSEEVPSALLDTVVVTKDNIKDTVVADGFLTAEQICTGAYAQACLAAKITS, from the coding sequence ATGCTGCTGGCCGCCGGCTGTGCCACCACCGACAGCGGCTCGGGCGGCGGCGGAGGCGGTGGCGAGGGCGCCGGCAAGATCGCCCTGCTGCTGCCGGAGTCGAAGACCACTCGCTACGAGCAGCAGGACCGCCCGAACTTCGAGCGCAAGGTGAAGGAGCTCTGCTCAGGCTGCAGCGTGATCTACAACAACGCCAACCAGGATTCGGCCAAGCAGCAGCAGCAGGCCGAGGCGGCCATCACCAACGGCGCCAAGGTGATCGTGATCTCCGCCGTGGACGTGAAGTCCGCAGCCGGCATCGTGCAGCGCGCCAAGCAGTCCAAGGTTGCCGTGATCAGCTACGGCCGCCTGGTCAGCGACGCCGACCTCGACTACTACGTGTCGATCGACCCCTACAAGGTCGGCCAGCAGCAGGGCCAGTCCCTACTGGACGCGCTGAAGCAGGCCGGCAAGGCCAAACCGACGGTGGTGATGATCAACGGCGCCCCGACCGACAGCAACGCCGGGCCGTACAAGAAGGGCGCGCACAGCGTGCTCGACCCCGCCGGCGTCAAGGTCGCCAAGGAGTACGACACCCCCGACTGGAGCCCGGACAAGGCCCAGCGGCAGATGGAGCAGGCCATCACCAGCCTCGGCCCCGACGGGTTCGACGGCGTCTACGTGGCCAACGACGGCATGGCCGGCGGCGTGATCGCGGCGATGAAGGGCGCCCAGATCGACCCGGCCAAGCGGCCGGTCACCGGCCAGGACGCGGAGGTCGCGGCCATCCAGCGGATCCTCGTCAACCAGCAGCTCATGACCGTCTACCAGCCGATCAAGAAGATCGCGGAGACCTCCGCGGAGCTGGCGGTCGCGCTCGCCACGGGCAAGACGCCCCCAGACATCGCCAAGAGCAAGGTCAACAACGGCAGCGAGGAGGTGCCTTCGGCGCTGCTGGACACCGTCGTGGTGACCAAGGACAACATCAAGGACACAGTCGTCGCCGACGGCTTTCTCACCGCCGAGCAGATCTGCACCGGTGCCTACGCGCAGGCCTGCCTGGCCGCCAAGATCACCAGCTGA